In a single window of the Syntrophorhabdaceae bacterium genome:
- the secD gene encoding protein translocase subunit SecD, with protein sequence MIKSLKLRFILIAVFLVLSIVYCLPNVVELEGVWKKYLPSDKIHLGLDLKGGMHLLLELDTSKLMDNIMDRRMNALKDAMISEGVRFLGIEKKGNSIVVSIRPDQKEKLFNVVGNKFSDLKAGIAKPEGDLLSMEFLLPEKELASVKENAVNQALETIRNRIDQFGVSEPVIVKQGENQILVQLPGVRDPERALELIGRTAQLEFKLVDEEATARGGEPGALSVDSEVLKIRSKNRETGVETTAPIVLKRQALLTGELLTDARISMGSRDIGSEIAVGLEFDSEGARIFDKVTAENVGRRLAIVLDNTVYSAPQIRERISGGKASITGGFTLDEAKDLAIVLRAGALPAPVKVVQNITIGPTLGQDSINKGFMATLLASIFVVIFMIVYYRYSGIIANFALALNLIYLLGLFTAFKATMTLPGIAGIALTIGMGVDSNVLIFERIREELRLGKTVRAAVDGGYAKAWVAIFDSHITTLITAAVLFIFGTGPIKGFAITLIFGMVINLFTAVFGSKTIFDWILTKYKPRTLSI encoded by the coding sequence GTGATTAAGTCACTGAAACTGAGATTTATTCTTATTGCCGTTTTTCTTGTCCTGTCGATCGTCTATTGTCTGCCCAATGTTGTCGAACTCGAGGGTGTTTGGAAGAAATATCTTCCCAGCGATAAGATACACCTCGGACTGGACCTCAAGGGCGGCATGCACCTGCTCCTTGAACTGGATACGTCGAAGCTCATGGACAACATCATGGACAGGCGGATGAATGCCCTCAAGGATGCAATGATCTCCGAAGGGGTGAGGTTCCTCGGCATCGAGAAGAAAGGGAACAGCATCGTTGTTTCCATCCGTCCAGACCAGAAGGAAAAGCTCTTCAACGTCGTGGGGAATAAATTTTCGGACCTCAAGGCAGGCATTGCCAAACCTGAAGGCGATCTTTTGAGCATGGAATTCCTTCTTCCTGAGAAAGAGCTTGCTTCTGTAAAGGAAAATGCGGTCAATCAGGCGCTGGAGACGATACGCAACAGGATAGACCAGTTTGGCGTGTCCGAGCCTGTCATCGTTAAGCAGGGGGAGAACCAGATACTGGTGCAGCTCCCGGGTGTCAGGGACCCCGAGAGGGCGTTGGAACTCATCGGCAGGACGGCGCAGCTCGAATTTAAGCTCGTCGACGAAGAGGCAACGGCCCGGGGCGGTGAACCGGGAGCCCTTTCCGTCGACAGCGAGGTCCTGAAGATCAGGTCGAAGAACAGGGAAACGGGCGTGGAGACGACGGCTCCCATCGTCCTTAAAAGGCAGGCGCTCCTGACAGGCGAACTTCTCACGGATGCCAGGATCAGCATGGGCAGCAGGGATATTGGAAGTGAAATAGCCGTTGGCCTCGAATTCGATTCCGAGGGAGCGAGGATCTTCGACAAGGTCACTGCGGAGAATGTCGGCAGGAGGCTTGCCATAGTTCTCGACAATACCGTCTATTCGGCCCCTCAGATCCGCGAAAGGATTTCCGGCGGCAAGGCTTCCATTACTGGCGGCTTTACCCTGGACGAGGCGAAGGACCTTGCCATTGTCCTTCGAGCAGGCGCCCTTCCGGCACCGGTAAAAGTGGTTCAGAACATCACCATAGGGCCAACACTTGGCCAGGACTCGATCAACAAGGGTTTTATGGCCACGTTGCTTGCGTCGATCTTTGTCGTCATATTCATGATCGTTTATTACCGTTATTCGGGTATCATCGCCAACTTTGCCCTCGCCCTTAATCTCATCTATCTCCTTGGCTTATTCACCGCCTTCAAGGCCACGATGACCCTTCCGGGCATAGCGGGCATTGCTCTGACCATAGGCATGGGCGTCGATTCCAACGTCCTTATCTTTGAGAGGATACGCGAGGAGCTGCGCCTGGGCAAGACGGTTCGCGCCGCGGTGGACGGCGGCTATGCCAAGGCATGGGTGGCCATATTCGACTCCCATATCACCACGCTTATTACGGCAGCTGTCCTGTTCATATTCGGAACAGGACCGATCAAAGGCTTTGCGATAACCCTTATCTTCGGTATGGTCATCAATCTCTTCACTGCGGTATTCGGATCGAAGACCATCTTTGACTGGATACTGACGAAGTACAAACCCAGAACACTGAGTATATGA
- the secF gene encoding protein translocase subunit SecF produces the protein MMELIKDTKIDFIALRKKAFIISGILVAIGIFAFIMISLGKANLSIDFTGGTNVQVRFAEKMSIGELRSALTGGGIGDVQIQEVSGTRDFFIKTKLSDTDKESVAAKITSILSTQFKGAKLEVLSSNMVGPGVGQSLKKYAIIAIVLALLGIIIYIAWRFTFLSGIAATIATFHDVLVVAGVFYLLNKEFNLLIITALLTIAGYSLQDTVIVFDRIRENTGKMKSRDDFGNIINVSVNEVLSRTVVTSLTTLICLAAIMAFGGEVLFDFAFALFLGVIVGTYSSVFVASPIVYAWRQRYR, from the coding sequence ATGATGGAGCTCATTAAAGATACGAAAATAGATTTCATCGCATTGAGGAAAAAGGCATTTATCATTTCGGGAATTCTTGTTGCCATAGGGATCTTCGCCTTTATCATGATCTCCCTTGGCAAGGCCAATCTGAGCATCGACTTCACAGGTGGCACGAATGTCCAGGTCAGGTTTGCCGAGAAGATGAGTATCGGCGAACTCAGGTCTGCCCTGACGGGCGGGGGGATAGGCGATGTGCAGATCCAGGAGGTCAGCGGGACGCGGGACTTCTTCATCAAGACCAAGCTCTCGGACACGGACAAGGAATCTGTTGCGGCGAAGATAACCTCCATCCTTTCGACACAGTTCAAGGGAGCGAAACTCGAGGTGCTGTCAAGCAACATGGTTGGCCCCGGTGTGGGACAATCGCTTAAAAAATACGCCATAATCGCCATTGTTCTCGCCCTTCTCGGCATTATCATCTACATCGCATGGAGGTTTACCTTCCTCTCCGGCATAGCGGCCACGATAGCCACTTTTCATGATGTTCTGGTCGTAGCGGGCGTCTTCTATCTTCTCAACAAGGAGTTCAATCTCCTTATTATTACGGCGCTGCTGACGATAGCCGGGTATTCTCTCCAGGACACGGTTATCGTGTTCGACCGCATCAGGGAAAATACGGGAAAGATGAAATCCCGCGACGATTTTGGCAATATCATCAATGTGAGCGTCAACGAGGTCCTTTCGAGAACCGTCGTTACCAGCCTCACAACGCTTATCTGTCTTGCCGCCATCATGGCATTCGGCGGTGAGGTGCTCTTCGATTTTGCGTTCGCCCTTTTCCTGGGTGTTATCGTAGGGACGTACTCTTCCGTCTTCGTGGCGAGCCCCATCGTATATGCATGGCGGCAGAGATATCGTTAA